The proteins below are encoded in one region of Brassica napus cultivar Da-Ae chromosome A6, Da-Ae, whole genome shotgun sequence:
- the LOC106389446 gene encoding uncharacterized protein LOC106389446, with amino-acid sequence MADSGKLESGGATVIGDIGVEGGGGAAVEEREMLAELEGISVLDFDLLCSTVALQTQGKWRKLESSDGEDDEYGGGVLRLWEGDVMDCLEDRRLCIESACCPCYRFGKNMTRTGFGSCFLQGTVHMILIIGLLFNVAAFAVTKRHCFLYLAVAFVLLIASYLGFFRMQIRRKFNIRGADSLFDDCIQHLMCPFCTLTQESKTLEINNVHDGIWHGRGDTLCIGGYPEGKSLLELHSPPVIVSTMSSEP; translated from the exons ATGGCGGATTCGGGTAAGCTAGAGAGCGGTGGAGCCACCGTAATAGGCGACATTGGAGTTGAAGGCGGCGGCGGCGCGGCGGTGGAAGAGAGGGAGATGCTAGCGGAGTTGGAAGGCATATCTGTGTTGGATTTCGACCTGCTTTGCTCGACGGTGGCGCTTCAGACTCAGGGGAAGTGGAGGAAACTCGAGAGCTCCGACggagaagatgatgaatacGGCGGCGGCGTTTTGCGGCTCTGGGAAGGCGATGTTATGGACTGCCTCGAGGATCGTCGTCTCTGCATCGAATCCGCTTG CTGTCCGTGCTACAGATTCGGGAAGAACATGACAAGAACCGGTTTTGGTTCCTGCTTTCTTCAG GGTACTGTTCATATGATTCTTATCATCGGTCTCCTATTCAACGTTGCAGCTTTTGCTGTAACCAAAAGGCATTGTTTTCTCTATCTGGCTGTTGCTTTCGTCCTTTTGATTGCTTCCTACTTGGGGTTCTTCCGTATGCAGATAAGAAGGAAGTTTAACATTAGA gGTGCTGATAGTTTATTTGACGATTGCATCCAACATCTCATGTGTCCGTTTTGTACATTAACTCAG GAATCGAAAACACTGGAGATAAACAATGTACATGACGGTATCTGGCATGGTCGAGGAGACACGCTATGCATAGGCGGCTATCCCGAAGGAAAATCTTTGCTTGAGCTGCATTCTCCTCCAGTTATTGTATCAACAATGTCATCTGAACCCTAA
- the LOC106389445 gene encoding probable serine/threonine-protein kinase abkC: protein MSRFLIFRIVGKQKEYLLLNQKERASQAALRSPQFRVYTSSSRIPSNGLCKGSFLSNHLSRRCCSTTTTTVSARNVVTHHAQVAWNRLHRQWNLPRINTIAQAFCLSLTRSHLLIPGIAAVTCGKVAWAAQRAPLDPYPSHKSLYTRAKNGPIFLTSLLFSVIEGFILIGRAFYIACLFTPSVLMGLVVEVCGPRFRKVWLEMVHRTLERAGPAFIKWGQWAATRPDLFPQDLCSQLSKLHSDAPQHSFAYTKKTIEKAFGRKLSEIFEEFEEAPLASGSIAQVHRASLRFQYPGQKSKSSLVAVKVRHPGVGESIRRDFVIINFVARVSTLVPALKWLRLDESVQQFGVFMLSQVDLAREASHLSRFIYNFRRWKDVSFPKPVYPLVHPAVLVETYEHGESVARYVDGVEGHEWIKTRLAHIGTHALLKMLLVDNFIHADMHPGNILVRKKASRGGLFKTKKPHIVFLDVGMTAELSKNDRENLLDFFKAVALRDGRTAAERTLKLSRKQNCPNPEAFIEEVEEAFKFWGTAEGDLVHPADCMHELLEKVRRHRVNIDGNVCTVMVTTLVLEGWQRKLDPGYDVMHTLQTMVLKTDWAKSLSYTVDGLMAP, encoded by the exons ATGTCAAg atttttaatCTTTAGAATCGTTGGAAAACAAAAGGAATATCTTTTATTAAATCAGAAAGAGAGAGCTTCCCAAGCTGCTCTAAGGTCGCCTCAGTTCAGAGTTTACACTTCCTCCTCTAGGATTCCGAGTAATGGACTTTGTAAAGGAAGCTTTTTGAGTAATCACCTGTCGCGCCGTTGTTGttctactactactactactgtCTCTGCAAGAAATGTAGTCACTCATCATGCTCAAGTTGCTTGGAACAGGCTTCACCGCCAATGGAACTTACCTCGCATAAACACCATTGCTCAAGCTTTCTGCTTGTCTCTCACCCGTTCACACCTCTTAATCCCCGGCATCGCTGCCGTCACTTGTGGAAAAGTAGCATGGGCGGCGCAACGAGCTCCCTTAGATCCCTATCCTTCGCATAAATCACTCTACACAAGGGCCAAGAACGGTCCCATCTTCCTCACTTCGTTGTTGTTTTCGGTTATAGAGGGTTTTATTTTGATAGGGAGAGCTTTCTACATAGCTTGTTTGTTTACTCCTAGTGTTCTGATGGGTCTGGTTGTTGAAGTGTGTGGGCCACGGTTTAGGAAAGTGTGGCTTGAGATGGTTCATCGAACTCTTGAACGAGCAGGTCCTGCTTTCATCAAATGGGGTCAATGGGCAGCTACCAGACCAGATCTCTTCCCTCAGGATCTATGCTCCCAGCTCTCAAAGCTTCACAGTGATGCTCCTCAGCATAGCTTTGCGTACACCAAGAAAACTATAGAGAAGGCGTTTGGTCGTAAACTCTCCGAGATATTCGAGGAGTTTGAAGAGGCGCCGTTAGCGTCAGGGAGCATTGCTCAGGTCCACAGAGCTTCCTTGAGGTTTCAGTATCCAGGGCAAAAGTCAAAGTCTTCTTTAGTTGCTGTTAAAGTTAGACATCCAGGCGTAGGTGAATCTATAAGGAGAGACTTTGTGATAATCAACTTCGTGGCGAGGGTATCGACTTTGGTTCCTGCTTTGAAGTGGCTGAGACTGGACGAGAGTGTGCAGCAGTTCGGTGTCTTCATGCTATCTCAAGTCGATCTCGCGAGGGAAGCTTCTCATTTGAGCAGGTTCATATACAACTTCAGGAGATGGAAAGATGTTTCTTTCCCTAAACCTGTGTATCCGCTTGTGCACCCTGCTGTTCTGGTGGAGACTTATGAGCACGGAGAGAGCGTGGCGCGTTACGTTGATGGCGTGGAAGGACATGAGTGGATTAAAACTAGATTAGCTCACATTGGGACTCATGCTCTCTTGAAGATGCTCCTG GTTGATAACTTTATTCACGCTGACATGCATCCGGGGAACATCCTTGTCCGGAAAAAGGCTTCTCGTGGAGGTCTTTTCAAAACGAAGAAGCCACATATCGTTTTCCTTGACGTGGGGATGACTGCAGAGCTATCAAAGAACGACAGAGAGAACTTGCTTGATTTCTTCAAGGCGGTTGCGCTTAGAGATGGCAGGACTGCTGCTGAGCGAACGCTTAAGTTATCTAGAAAGCAGAACTGCCCCAATCCAGAGGCTTTTATTGAG GAAGTAGAAGAAGCATTCAAGTTCTGGGGAACCGCTGAGGGAGACTTAGTGCATCCAGCAGATTGTATGCACGAGTTACTTGAGAAAGTAAGGCGCCATAGAGTTAATATTGATGGGAATGTATGCACCGTGATGGTGACAACACTAGTTCTCGAG GGTTGGCAACGGAAGCTTGATCCAggatatgatgtgatgcacacGCTGCAAACAATGGTGCTGAAAACCGACTGGGCTAAGTCTCTTTCTTATACGGTGGATGGTCTGATGGCACCGTAG
- the LOC106349960 gene encoding partner of Y14 and mago-like, whose amino-acid sequence MGSSNRIGEQKKQMAELSKNLKEGERILEPTRRPDGTLRKPIRIRAGYVPQDEVVVYQSKGSLMKKELASLGPPGYEPDPTPKPKTKAAKKNERKKEKRLQAALQKGTSSEDGSASSNVDKEEAVPVVTPSNGSQSVNVLVSGLEALDVSSNKDVASLTSELGEAPNPGTAREDTEKRIRTLKKKIRLTEAQQQKTAPKDLKPEQLEKFSKLEEWRQELKALEDKEA is encoded by the exons ATGGGAAGCAGCAACAGAATCGGGGAACAGAAGAAGCAAATGGCTGAACTGAGCAAAAACCTTAAAGAAGGTGAGAGGATTCTGGAGCCTACACGTAGACCTGATGGTACTCTCCGCAAACCCATCCGGATTCGAGCTGGATATGTTCCTCAAGATGAAGTTGTCGTTTATCAGTCCAAAGGTTCTTtg ATGAAGAAGGAGCTGGCCTCACTAGGACCTCCAGGTTATGAACCGGATccaactcctaaaccaaagacCAAAGCTGCTAAGAAGAACGAACGTAAGAAAGAGAAGAGGTTACAG GCTGCTTTGCAAAAAGGTACCAGCTCTGAGGATGGATCAGCTAGTAGTAATGTAGACAAAGAAGAAGCTGTTCCTGTTGTGACTCCAAGCAATGGTTCCCAATCTGTTAATGTATTGGTTTCTGGTTTGGAGGCTTTAGACGTTTCTTCAAATAAGGATGTAGCGTCTCTTACTTCGGAACTTGGAGAAGCACCCAATCCAGGAACTGCAAGAGAAGACACTGAGAAAAGAATACGTACACTTAAGAAGAAA ATCCGACTCACAGAAGCTCAGCAGCAGAAGACTGCTCCCAAAGACCTAAAGCCGGAGCAATTGGAGAAGTTCTCTAAGTTGGAGGAATGGAGGCAAGAGCTCAAGGCTTTGGAGGATAAGGAGGCTTAG
- the LOC106349859 gene encoding putative DNA (cytosine-5)-methyltransferase CMT1, which yields MKRPEPSTDLSFTGEPIPAEEAIAKWPSRYRSSKARVSATVGTPKDGEENLEQAKRHYSQALVDGTLFNLGDDVYVKAEDGNPNYIAKIVEFFEAIDGEPYFRARWFYRPEDTVIKTLASEVQEKRVFLSNVEDDNPLNCIVSRVNIVKVPAKIVSGAEERVIPPCDFYYDMKYELAHLTFSTAADDGDASSTISSESDSNCIQIPQQKEKFLLDLYSGCGAMSTGLCMGASLSGVKLIKKWAVDINSFACDSLRLNHPETEVRNEAAEDFLKLLIEWRKLCQKFGLISTTEVIESDGDSEDEEEDGDENDDADGDSNGSDIPPEEFEVDKFLDICFGNPNGLKAESAFHLKVRWKGYGPDEDTWEPFDGLRKCKDKLKEFVTTGFNTNRFPLPGDVHFVCGGPPCQGISGFNRFRNNKAPLEDEKNRQLLVYMDIIDYLKPNYVLMENVVDLLRFSKGFCARYAVARLVAMNYQTRLGMMTAGSYGVPQVRNRVFLWGAQPTEKLPPYPLPTHETLAKCLTPTEFEEIQVGYRQRNLLQLEKALTLADAISDLPPATNYEKTDERKYDTRPQTNFQKFIRLSRAESIIPLDGGDASKSRILYDHQPLELNDDDLERVCHIVKKKGANFRDLPGVIVDEDNKVKFDPSVERPKLKSGKFLVPDYAVSFVNGKSKKPFGRLWWDEIVHTVVTRAEPHNQIVIHPLQDRVLTVRENARIQGFPDFYKLCGPIKEKYIQVGNAVAVPVGVALGYAFGLASQGLTDNQPVIKLPFQYPQCMQGKTEEHSA from the exons atgaagcgCCCGGAGCCTTCCACGGATCTATCCTTTACCGGAGAGCCCATCCCAGCTGAAGAAGCTATAGCGAAATGGCCCTCTCGCTATAGATCTTCAAAGGCTAGAGTATCTGCCACAGTGGGAACTCCAAAGGATGG TGAAGAGAATCTGGAGCAGGCTAAACGTCACTACAGCCAAGCTCTTGTAGATGGAACTCTTTTCAATCTTGGTGACGATGTTTACGTTAAA gcTGAGGACGGGAACCCGAATTATATCGCAAAGATTGTTGAGTTTTTTGAAGCGATTGATGGTGAGCCGTACTTTAGAGCTCGATGGTTTTATAGACCTGAAGATACG GTTATCAAAACCCTTGCAAGTGAGGTACAAGAGAAGAGGGTGTTTCTTTCCAATGTTGAGGATGATAATCCCCTCAATTGCATTGTCTCCCGCGTTAATATTGTGAAAGTTCCAGCCAAG attgtttcCGGAGCTGAGGAGAGAGTTATACCGCCTTGTGATTTTTATTACGATATGAAATATGAGCTAGCTCACCTGACCTTTTCAACTGCAGCGGATG ATGGTGATGCGTCATCAACAATTTCAAGTGAATCTGATTCCAACTGCATTCAGATTCCGCAGCAGAAGGAAAAGTTCTTGCTTGATCTATACAGTGGATGTGGAGCAATGTCAACTGGGTTGTGTATGGGGGCTTCCCTCTCAGGCGTAAAGTTGATTAAG AAATGGGCAGTAGATATCAACAGCTTCGCTTGTGATAGTTTGAGACTGAACCATCCTGAAACTGAG GTTAGAAACGAAGCTGCGGAAGACTTTCTAAAATTGCTCATAGAATGGAGAAAGTTATGCCAAAAGTTTGGACTTATTTCCACTACGGAGGTAATAGAATCAGATGGTGATtcggaagatgaagaagaagatggcgaTGAAAATGATGACGCAGATGGAGATAGTAACGGCTCTGACATTCCACCTGAAGAGTTCGAGGTAGACAAGTTCcttgatatttgttttggaaATCCTAATGGACTTAAGGCAGAATCTGCATTTCATCTTAAG GTGCGTTGGAAAGGTTATGGTCCTGATGAAGATACTTGGGAGCCTTTTGATGGGTTAAG AAAATGCAAAGATAAGTTAAAGGAGTTTGTGACGACCGGGTTCAACACTAACCGATTTCCCCTTCCG GGAGATGTTCATTTTGTGTGTGGAGGTCCTCCATGTCAAGGAATTAGCGGCTTTAACCGTTTCAGAAATAACAAAGCACCACTTGAAGATGAAAAGAATCGGCAGTTGTTGGTGTATATGGACATTATAGACTATTTGAAGCCAAATTATGTGCTCATGGAAAATGTCGTAGATCTCTTAAGGTTTTCAAAGGGATTTTGTGCCCGTTATGCTGTTGCTCGTCTAGTTGCGATGAACTATCAGACAAGATTAGGCATGATGACAGCGGGTTCTTACGGTGTTCCTCAGGTCAGAAATAGAGTATTCTTGTGGGGGGCACAACCAACTGAG AAACTGCCACCTTACCCTTTGCCTACTCACGAGACTCTCGCTAAATGCTTAACCCCTACAGAATTTGAG GAAATACAAGTTGGATATAGGCAAAGGAATCTTCTTCAGTTAGAAAAGGCTCTTACTCTTGCAGATGCGATAAGCGATCTCCCACCA GCGACAAATTATGAAAAAACCGATGAAAGGAAATATGATACAAGACCTCAAACAAACTTTCAGAAGTTCATACGTCTTTCAAGAGCTG AGTCAATAATCCCCCTGGATGGTGGAGATGCTTCAAAGTCAAGAATACTGTATGATCACCAACCACTTGAACTAAATGACGACGACCTTGAACGGGTTTGCCATATTGTAAAGAAGAAG GGTGCCAACTTCAGAGATTTGCCTGGTGTTATAgttgatgaagacaacaaagtgAAATTTGACCCTTCTGTAGAACGACCAAAACTGAAATCTGGAAAATTTCTG GTTCCTGATTATGCAGTGTCATTTGTCAATGGAAAATCGAAAAA GCCATTTGGTCGTCTGTGGTGGGACGAGATTGTTCATACAGTTGTGACAAGAGCAGAACCTCACAACcag ATTGTAATCCATCCGTTGCAAGATCGTGTATTAACAGTTCGTGAGAACGCCAGAATACAAGGGTTTCCTGATTTTTATAAGCTATGTGGCCCAATAAAGGAGAA ATACATCCAGGTTGGGAATGCGGTGGCTGTCCCTGTAGGGGTTGCGTTAGGATATGCTTTCGGGTTGGCAAGTCAAGGGCTTACCGATAATCAGCCTGTAATAAAACTCCCCTTCCAGTATCCTCAGTGTATGCAAGGAAAAACTGAAGAGCACTCTGCTTGA
- the LOC106389441 gene encoding G-type lectin S-receptor-like serine/threonine-protein kinase RKS1 isoform X1 has translation MKIVFFNFFFFLSLLQSCVCDNTIMRTQSMRDGDVIFSDGKRFAFGFFSLGVSNLRYVGIWYAQVSEQTVVWVANRDSPMNDTSGVIRFSSRGNLCIYASVNTTEPLWSTNVSDSVPEPTLVARLSPLGNLVLLDTLTGRGYWGSFDHPTDSSLPFMRLGFTRKDGLDRVLTSWKSPGDPASGTFSLRINRTGFPQLILYKGLTPLWRTGSWTGLRWSGVVFQILFVNNQDEVSMTNRVMDASVITRMMVNETGKVQRLTWSAKEKRWNVFWSIPKEECDNYAHCGHNGYCRPTSSEACTCLPGFEPKMPRDWLLRDYTGGCSRKNETSLCREKEGFVKLTNAKIPDTSIARVDMNITLKECKLRCLRNCSCVGYASAYHEGVGGEKGCLTWHGDMLDTRSLLSSGQDFYIRVDREELERWNKNGSLGKRRVIVIVISLIAALMLLAVISFCYVRKRRKSNRDRRSSTTLAPGSFDISDTFRFEEDQGGREWELPLFELNTIATATNNFAFRNKLGEGGFGPVYKGVLENGMEIAVKRLSKNSGQGMEEFKNEVKLISKLQHRNLVKMLGCCVESEEKMLVYEYLPNKSLDYFIFHEEQRAELDWPKRMEIICGIARGILYLHQDSRLRIIHRDLKASNVLLDNEMIPKIADFGMARIFGGKQIRGSTNRVVGTYGYMSPEYAMEGHFSVKSDVYSFGVLMLEIITGKKNSAFHKESSNLVGRIWDLWNKGEATAVIDDKLMNQDINDESEVMKCVHIGLLCVQENASDRPDMPSVVSMFGHNANDFPPPKHPAFTSGRKPHVKNDDLSGENSASVNDITLTDVYGR, from the exons ATGAAGATCGTCTTCttcaattttttcttctttctctccctcCTCCAGTCTTGTGTCTGCGACAATACGATCATGAGAACACAGTCCATGAGAGATGGTGATGTCATATTCTCAGACGGGAAGAGATTTGCATTTGGATTCTTCAGCCTTGGAGTTTCAAACCTCCGTTACGTCGGGATTTGGTATGCTCAAGTCTCTGAGCAGACTGTTGTATGGGTTGCTAACAGAGACAGTCCCATGAACGACACGTCTGGGGTGATAAGGTTCAGCAGCAGAGGGAATCTCTGCATCTATGCATCAGTCAACACAACAGAACCTCTCTGGTCGACTAATGTTTCAGACAGTGTCCCGGAACCAACTCTAGTTGCGAGACTCTCTCCTCTAGGGAACCTTGTTCTCCTTGATACACTCACAGGGAGAGGTTACTGGGGGAGCTTTGATCATCCGACTGACTCTTCTCTTCCGTTTATGAGGTTGGGTTTCACACGAAAAGACGGTTTGGATCGCGTTCTGACGTCTTGGAAATCTCCTGGTGACCCTGCTTCTGGAACTTTCTCGTTACGGATAAATCGCACGGGGTTCCCGCAGCTGATTCTGTACAAAGGTCTGACCCCATTGTGGCGTACGGGGTCGTGGACCGGGTTGAGATGGAGCGGCGTTGTCTTCCAAATCTTGTTTGTTAATAATCAGGACGAGGTATCGATGACTAACCGCGTGATGGATGCTTCAGTCATAACAAGAATGATGGTGAACGAGACAGGAAAGGTGCAACGTCTCACATGGAGCGcaaaggagaagagatggaatGTGTTCTGGTCAATTCCTAAAGAGGAATGCGACAATTATGCACACTGCGGCCATAACGGTTACTGCCGTCCCACAAGTTCAGAAGCGTGCACATGCCTGCCTGGCTTTGAGCCAAAGATGCCCCGGGATTGGTTATTGAGGGACTACACGGGCGGGTGTTCGAGGAAAAACGAAACTTCACTATGCCGTGAGAAAGAAGGCTTTGTGAAGTTAACGAACGCGAAGATTCCCGACACGTCAATTGCACGTGTGGATATGAACATAACATTGAAGGAATGTAAACTGAGGTGCTTACGGAACTGCTCTTGCGTCGGTTACGCAAGCGCTTACCACGAGGGTGTGGGAGGAGAAAAAGGGTGCTTGACATGGCACGGTGATATGTTGGATACAAGGTCACTCTTGAGTTCTGGACAAGACTTCTACATACGTGTAGACAGGGAAGAGTTag AGCGGTGGAATAAAAATGGCTCATTAGGGAAGAGGAGAGtcattgtcattgtcatcagtTTGATTGCAGCCTTGATGTTACTAGCTGTCATTTCGTTCTGTTACGTAAGGAAGCGACGAA AGTCGAACAGGGATAGAAGATCCTCAACAACCTTGGCTCCAGGTTCTTTTGATATTAGTGACACATTCAGATTTGAAGAGGATCAGGGGGGGAGAGAATGGGAGTTACCTCTCTTTGAGCTTAACACGATCGCTACAGCGACGAACAATTTCGCTTTCCGTAACAAGCTTGGAGAAGGTGGTTTCGGACCCGTTTATAAG GGGGTGTTAGAAAACGGTATGGAGATAGCAGTGAAGAGGTTGTCGAAAAACTCAGGCCAAGGAATGGAAGAGTTCAAGAACGAGGTCAAGCTGATATCGAAGTTGCAGCATCGAAATCTAGTGAAGATGTTAGGATGTTGCGTTGAATCAGAAGAGAAGATGTTGGTATACGAGTATTTACCAAACAAGAGCCTAGACTATTTCATATTCC ATGAAGAGCAGAGAGCGGAGTTGGATTGGCCTAAACGGATGGAGATAATATGCGGGATTGCTCGCGGAATCTTGTATCTTCATCAAGATTCAAGACTGAGGATCATCCACAGAGACCTCAAGGCCAGCAATGTACTGCTTGACAATGAAATGATCCCCAAGATTGCGGATTTTGGCATGGCTAGAATCTTTGGAGGAAAACAAATCAGAGGAAGCACAAATCGGGTCGTCGGAACATA TGGATATATGTCACCTGAGTATGCAATGGAGGGTCATTTCTCCGTTAAATCCGACGTCTACAGCTTTGGAGTATTGATGTTAGAGATCATAACAGGAAAGAAAAACAGTGCTTTCCACAAGGAATCATCGAACCTTGTTGGACGT ATATGGGATCTATGGAACAAAGGTGAAGCAACAGCTGTCATAGACGACAAACTAATGAATCAAGATATTAATGATGAGAGCGAA
- the LOC106389441 gene encoding G-type lectin S-receptor-like serine/threonine-protein kinase RKS1 isoform X2: MKIVFFNFFFFLSLLQSCVCDNTIMRTQSMRDGDVIFSDGKRFAFGFFSLGVSNLRYVGIWYAQVSEQTVVWVANRDSPMNDTSGVIRFSSRGNLCIYASVNTTEPLWSTNVSDSVPEPTLVARLSPLGNLVLLDTLTGRGYWGSFDHPTDSSLPFMRLGFTRKDGLDRVLTSWKSPGDPASGTFSLRINRTGFPQLILYKGLTPLWRTGSWTGLRWSGVVFQILFVNNQDEVSMTNRVMDASVITRMMVNETGKVQRLTWSAKEKRWNVFWSIPKEECDNYAHCGHNGYCRPTSSEACTCLPGFEPKMPRDWLLRDYTGGCSRKNETSLCREKEGFVKLTNAKIPDTSIARVDMNITLKECKLRCLRNCSCVGYASAYHEGVGGEKGCLTWHGDMLDTRSLLSSGQDFYIRVDREELERWNKNGSLGKRRVIVIVISLIAALMLLAVISFCYVRKRRKSNRDRRSSTTLAPGSFDISDTFRFEEDQGGREWELPLFELNTIATATNNFAFRNKLGEGGFGPVYKGVLENGMEIAVKRLSKNSGQGMEEFKNEVKLISKLQHRNLVKMLGCCVESEEKMLVYEYLPNKSLDYFIFHEEQRAELDWPKRMEIICGIARGILYLHQDSRLRIIHRDLKASNVLLDNEMIPKIADFGMARIFGGKQIRGSTNRVVGT, translated from the exons ATGAAGATCGTCTTCttcaattttttcttctttctctccctcCTCCAGTCTTGTGTCTGCGACAATACGATCATGAGAACACAGTCCATGAGAGATGGTGATGTCATATTCTCAGACGGGAAGAGATTTGCATTTGGATTCTTCAGCCTTGGAGTTTCAAACCTCCGTTACGTCGGGATTTGGTATGCTCAAGTCTCTGAGCAGACTGTTGTATGGGTTGCTAACAGAGACAGTCCCATGAACGACACGTCTGGGGTGATAAGGTTCAGCAGCAGAGGGAATCTCTGCATCTATGCATCAGTCAACACAACAGAACCTCTCTGGTCGACTAATGTTTCAGACAGTGTCCCGGAACCAACTCTAGTTGCGAGACTCTCTCCTCTAGGGAACCTTGTTCTCCTTGATACACTCACAGGGAGAGGTTACTGGGGGAGCTTTGATCATCCGACTGACTCTTCTCTTCCGTTTATGAGGTTGGGTTTCACACGAAAAGACGGTTTGGATCGCGTTCTGACGTCTTGGAAATCTCCTGGTGACCCTGCTTCTGGAACTTTCTCGTTACGGATAAATCGCACGGGGTTCCCGCAGCTGATTCTGTACAAAGGTCTGACCCCATTGTGGCGTACGGGGTCGTGGACCGGGTTGAGATGGAGCGGCGTTGTCTTCCAAATCTTGTTTGTTAATAATCAGGACGAGGTATCGATGACTAACCGCGTGATGGATGCTTCAGTCATAACAAGAATGATGGTGAACGAGACAGGAAAGGTGCAACGTCTCACATGGAGCGcaaaggagaagagatggaatGTGTTCTGGTCAATTCCTAAAGAGGAATGCGACAATTATGCACACTGCGGCCATAACGGTTACTGCCGTCCCACAAGTTCAGAAGCGTGCACATGCCTGCCTGGCTTTGAGCCAAAGATGCCCCGGGATTGGTTATTGAGGGACTACACGGGCGGGTGTTCGAGGAAAAACGAAACTTCACTATGCCGTGAGAAAGAAGGCTTTGTGAAGTTAACGAACGCGAAGATTCCCGACACGTCAATTGCACGTGTGGATATGAACATAACATTGAAGGAATGTAAACTGAGGTGCTTACGGAACTGCTCTTGCGTCGGTTACGCAAGCGCTTACCACGAGGGTGTGGGAGGAGAAAAAGGGTGCTTGACATGGCACGGTGATATGTTGGATACAAGGTCACTCTTGAGTTCTGGACAAGACTTCTACATACGTGTAGACAGGGAAGAGTTag AGCGGTGGAATAAAAATGGCTCATTAGGGAAGAGGAGAGtcattgtcattgtcatcagtTTGATTGCAGCCTTGATGTTACTAGCTGTCATTTCGTTCTGTTACGTAAGGAAGCGACGAA AGTCGAACAGGGATAGAAGATCCTCAACAACCTTGGCTCCAGGTTCTTTTGATATTAGTGACACATTCAGATTTGAAGAGGATCAGGGGGGGAGAGAATGGGAGTTACCTCTCTTTGAGCTTAACACGATCGCTACAGCGACGAACAATTTCGCTTTCCGTAACAAGCTTGGAGAAGGTGGTTTCGGACCCGTTTATAAG GGGGTGTTAGAAAACGGTATGGAGATAGCAGTGAAGAGGTTGTCGAAAAACTCAGGCCAAGGAATGGAAGAGTTCAAGAACGAGGTCAAGCTGATATCGAAGTTGCAGCATCGAAATCTAGTGAAGATGTTAGGATGTTGCGTTGAATCAGAAGAGAAGATGTTGGTATACGAGTATTTACCAAACAAGAGCCTAGACTATTTCATATTCC ATGAAGAGCAGAGAGCGGAGTTGGATTGGCCTAAACGGATGGAGATAATATGCGGGATTGCTCGCGGAATCTTGTATCTTCATCAAGATTCAAGACTGAGGATCATCCACAGAGACCTCAAGGCCAGCAATGTACTGCTTGACAATGAAATGATCCCCAAGATTGCGGATTTTGGCATGGCTAGAATCTTTGGAGGAAAACAAATCAGAGGAAGCACAAATCGGGTCGTCGGAACATAG